Proteins from a single region of Artemia franciscana chromosome 20, ASM3288406v1, whole genome shotgun sequence:
- the LOC136040201 gene encoding LIM domain transcription factor LMO4.2-like yields the protein MMMNPAAHQMGHFQPFSEIQQISPGSPGEQMAFRGTPDSTMLPMEYRNSGKVIINQSMVDGTRICAGCGNKILERFLLHALDRFWHHCCLTCSCCSARLFELATSCFTRGGMILCKNDYLRLFGVSGACSACGQNIPPSEFVMRAATLSPDQHQHHLDYVYHVKCFSCTKCQNRLVPGDRYALIGGSLVCEQDCQKLLKNNSLPTSVRRGKVGRPRRAKE from the exons ATGATGATGAACCCTGCAGCACACCAAATGGGGCATTTTCAGCCATTTTCAGAAATTCAGCAAATCAGTCCAGGCTCCCCAGGAGAACAAATGGCTTTCAGAGGCACTCCCGATTCGACTATGTTGCCAATGGAATACAG gaattctggaaaagtAATTATAAACCAGAGCATGGTAGATGGCACTCGTATTTGTGCTGGATGTGGCAATAAAATTCTGGAACGTTTTCTTCTACACGCCTTAGACAGGTTTTGGCATCATTGCTGCCTCACTTGTTCCTGCTGTTCTGCGCGGCTATTTGAATTAGCAACATCTTGTTTTACGCGGGGTGGAATGATATTGTGCAAAAATGACTATTTAAG ACTTTTTGGTGTATCCGGCGCTTGCAGTGCTTGTGGTCAGAATATTCCACCATCGGAATTTGTCATGCGGGCGGCAACCCTGTCACCAGATCAACATCAACACCATCTAGATTATGTTTATCATGTTAAGTGCTTCTCTTGTACAAAGTGCCAAAATAGACTTGTGCCTGGTGATCGCTATGCTCTGATTGGTGGAAGTTTAGTTTGTGAACAAGATTGTCAAAAACTGCTAAAAAATAATTCACTACCAACCTCAGTAAGAAGGGGTAAGGTCGGGAGGCCTCGTAGGGCGAAAGAATGA